Proteins encoded together in one Musa acuminata AAA Group cultivar baxijiao chromosome BXJ3-6, Cavendish_Baxijiao_AAA, whole genome shotgun sequence window:
- the LOC103988888 gene encoding THO complex subunit 4A, which translates to MSSALDMSLDDIIKNNKKSTPGGRGRGRGSGAGPARRVPNRSANRSAPYSVAKAPDSAWQHDKYAAQTGALPAPAGRASSIETGTKLYISNLEYGVSNEDIKELFSEVGDLKRYSINYDRSGRSKGTAEVVFSRRADALAAVKRYNNVLLDGKPMKIEVIGTNISTPAAIPQSVFGNFNGSSKSTGPGRGSTGPQGGGRGRGRGRGRGKGRGEPVSADALDADLDKYHAEAMQTN; encoded by the exons ATGTCGAGCGCCCTGGACATGTCCCTCGACGACATCATCAAGAACAACAAGAAGTCCACCCCCGGGGGCCGCGGGCGAGGCCGTGGATCTGGCGCCGGACCTGCCCGACGCGTTCCCAATCGGTCGGCGAACCGATCCGCCCCCTATTCAGTCGCGAAG GCTCCCGATTCGGCGTGGCAGCATGACAAGTACGCCGCTCAGACGGGTGCGCTCCCTGCTCCTGCTGGTAGGGCTTCCTCCATAGAGACCGGCACCAAGCTCTATATTTCCAACTTGGAATATGGGGTTTCGAATGAAGATATCAAG GAGCTTTTTTCAGAGGTTGGTGATCTGAAGCGCTATTCAATAAATTATGACCGAAGTGGAAGATCTAAG ggaaCGGCTGAAGTTGTCTTTTCAAGGCGGGCAGATGCTTTAGCAGCTGTTAAGAGATACAACAATGTGCTGCTTGATGGAAAACCAATGAAAATAGAAGTTATCGGAACGAACATTTCAACACCGGCTGCTATCCCTCAATCTGTCTTTGGAAACTTTAATGGCTCTTCCAAAAG CACTGGACCAGGAAGGGGTTCTACAGGGCCACAAGGTGGTGGCCGTGGAAGAGGGAGAGGCCGTGGTCGAGGCAAAGGCCGCGGTGAACCAGTTTCTGCTGACGCACTTGATGCTGATTTGGATAAGTACCATGCAGAAGCAATGCAAACCAACTGA